One Ictalurus furcatus strain D&B chromosome 24, Billie_1.0, whole genome shotgun sequence DNA segment encodes these proteins:
- the LOC128600454 gene encoding uncharacterized protein LOC128600454 isoform X2: MNVFQGRMRLYLLFVLGSVFSDCFSEVQELKVDLDFTGDDVLQIYSPDAQHCQLACTQHHSCLFFTFLRADWSKDDRTFLCYLKRTATGIPSHVADLKGVTSGFKLVPQAYKTHTCLSSTYQDVDFPGLDYLQLTVNTSDDCQKQCTRDPDCNFFSFTTETFPDAETRKKCILKFRWTVPLPSVLIKTPGLVSGFSDALQKTNGFKEKCKEEILANTHYRGNDFENVPAASPQHCQFLCSTHPRCTHFTYTTSSYSSDPKINMHCFLKHSQDVSQLVPVREEELFSGFPTRNCKPSNVWATTRYEGLHFLGHDYRDFKTDTSEICREMCTKDPDCQFYTYVLPSYRDESIRKKCFLKFRWTVPLPSVLIKTPGLVSGFSDAVVKEECKEEIFANTHYRGNDFENVPAASPQHCQFLCSTHPRCTHFTYTTSKYSTEPEVNMHCFLKHTQDVSQLVPVREEELFSGFPVRNCKPSNVWATTRYEDLHFFGHDYRDFKTDTSELCREMCTKDQGCHFYSYVLPSYRDMGIRKKCILKFRWTVPLPSVLIKTPGLVSGFSDALQKTNGFKEKCKEEILANTHYRGNDFENVPAASPQHCQFLCSTHPRCTHFTYTTSSYSSDPKVNMHCFLKHTQNVSQLVPVREEELFSGFPTRNCKPSNVWATTRYEGLHFLGHDYRDFKTDTSEICREMCTKDPDCQFYTYVLPSYRDESIRKKCFLKFRWTVPLPSVLIKTPGLVSGFSDALQKTKEECKEEIFANTHYRGNDFENVPAASPQHCQFLCSTHPRCTHFTYTTSKYSTEPEINMHCFLKHTEDVSQLVPVREEELSSGFPTRNCKPSNVWATAHYLGLHFLGHDYRDFKTDTSEICREMCTKDPDCQFYTYVLPSYRDESIRHGCYLKHVMTLPRPEKVVYRRGVVSGFSLRNCKTSDSASTAHLALLV, translated from the exons ATGAATGTATTTCAGGGGAGAATGAGACTATACTTGTTGTTTGTGCTGGGTTCGGTTTTCTCAGATTGCTTTAGTGAAG TCCAAGAGCTGAAGGTGGATTTGGACTTTACTGGAGATGATGTTCTGCAGATTTACTCCCCCGACGCCCAGCACTGTCAGCTCGCCTGCACACAACACCATTCCTGTTTATTCTTCACATTTCTCCGAGCGGATTGGAGCAAAGACGACAG GACATTCCTCTGCTACCTGAAACGCACAGCCACTGGGATCCCGTCTCATGTTGCAGACCTGAAGGGTGTGACCTCAGGCTTCAAACTCGTGCCTCAGGCCTACAAAACAC ATACCTGTCTGTCATCTACATATCAGGATGTAGATTTCCCAGGATTAGATTATCTCCAGTTGACCGTAAATACCTCTGATGACTGCCAGAAGCAATGTACCCGTGATCCagactgtaattttttttcattcacaacAGAGACCTTCCCAGATGCAGAAACGAG GAAAAAATGCATTCTAAAATTCCGCTGGACTGTTCCACTACCATCGGTACTCATAAAAACACCCGGTCTCGTGTCAGGTTTTTCGGATGCGTTGCAAAAGACTAATGGATTTAAAGAAA AATGTAAGGAGGAGATCTTAGCCAACACACACTACCGAGGAAATGACTTTGAGAACGTCCCTGCTGCCTCACCTCAACACTGCCAGTTCCTGTGTAGCACACATCCCCGCTGCACCCATTTCACATATACGACTTCCAGTTATTCCAGTGATCCCAA GATCAATATGCATTGCTTCCTGAAGCATTCACAAGATGTAAGCCAGCTCGTGCCAGTTAGAGAAGAAGAACTTTTTTCTGGATTTCCAACACGAAATTGCAAGCCCTCAAATG tttGGGCTACAACACGCTATGAAGGCCTTCATTTCTTGGGCCATGATTACCGCGATTTTAAAACAGACACGTCTGAGATCTGTCGGGAAATGTGCACAAAAGACCCAGATTGCCAGTTTTACACTTATGTCCTACCATCTTACCGTGATGAGAGTATCag GAAAAAATGCTTTCTAAAATTCCGCTGGACTGTTCCACTACCATCGGTACTCATAAAAACACCCGGTCTCGTGTCAGGTTTTTCAGATGCGGTGGTTAAAGAAG AATGTAAGGAGGAGATCTTTGCCAACACACACTACCGAGGAAATGACTTTGAGAACGTCCCTGCTGCCTCACCTCAACACTGCCAGTTCCTGTGTAGCACACATCCCCGCTGCACCCATTTCACATATACGACTTCTAAATATTCTACTGAGCCCGA GGTCAATATGCATTGCTTCCTGAAGCATACACAAGATGTAAGCCAGCTAGTGCCAGTTAGAGAAGAAGAACTTTTTTCTGGATTCCCCGTACGAAATTGCAAGCCCTCAAAtg TTTGGGCTACAACACGCTATGAAGACCTTCATTTCTTTGGCCATGATTACCGTGATTTTAAAACGGACACGTCTGAGCTCTGTCGAGAAATGTGCACAAAAGACCAAGGTTGCCATTTTTACAGTTATGTCCTACCCTCTTACCGTGATATGGGCATCAG GAAAAAATGCATTCTAAAATTCCGCTGGACTGTTCCACTACCATCGGTACTCATAAAAACACCCGGTCTCGTGTCAGGTTTTTCAGATGCGTTGCAAAAGACTAATGGATTTAAAGAAA AATGTAAGGAGGAGATCTTAGCCAACACACACTACCGAGGAAATGACTTTGAGAACGTCCCTGCTGCCTCACCTCAACACTGCCAGTTCCTGTGTAGCACACATCCCCGCTGCACCCATTTCACATATACGACTTCCAGTTATTCCAGTGATCCCAA GGTCAATATGCATTGCTTCCTGAAGCATACACAAAATGTAAGCCAGCTCGTGCCAGTTAGAGAAGAAGAACTTTTTTCTGGATTTCCAACACGAAATTGCAAGCCCTCAAATG tttGGGCTACAACACGCTATGAAGGCCTTCATTTCTTGGGCCATGATTACCGCGATTTTAAAACAGACACGTCTGAGATCTGTCGGGAAATGTGCACAAAAGACCCAGATTGCCAGTTTTACACTTATGTCCTACCATCTTACCGTGATGAGAGTATCag GAAAAAATGCTTTCTAAAATTCCGCTGGACTGTTCCACTACCATCGGTACTCATAAAAACACCCGGTCTCGTGTCAGGTTTTTCAGATGCGTTGCAAAAGACTAAAGAAG AATGTAAGGAGGAGATCTTTGCCAACACACACTACCGAGGAAATGACTTTGAGAACGTTCCTGCTGCCTCACCTCAACACTGCCAGTTCCTGTGTAGCACACATCCCCGCTGCACCCATTTCACATATACGACTTCCAAATATTCTACTGAGCCCGA GATCAATATGCATTGCTTCCTGAAACATACAGAAGATGTAAGCCAGCTCGTGCCAGTTAGAGAAGAAGAACTTTCTTCTGGATTTCCAACACGAAATTGCAAGCCCTCAAATG tTTGGGCAACAGCACACTACCTGGGCCTCCACTTCTTGGGCCATGATTACCGCGATTTTAAAACAGACACGTCTGAGATCTGTCGGGAAATGTGCACAAAAGACCCAGATTGCCAGTTTTACACTTATGTCCTACCATCTTACCGTGATGAGAGTATCag GCATGGATGTTACTTGAAGCATGTCATGACTCTACCCAGACCTGAAAAGGTGGTGTACAGGCGTGGTGTGGTGTCTGGCTTCTCTCTGAGGAACTGTAAAACTAGTGACTCAGCGTCTACAGCCCACCTTGCTTTGTTGGTTTAA
- the LOC128600454 gene encoding uncharacterized protein LOC128600454 isoform X1 gives MNVFQGRMRLYLLFVLGSVFSDCFSEVQELKVDLDFTGDDVLQIYSPDAQHCQLACTQHHSCLFFTFLRADWSKDDRTFLCYLKRTATGIPSHVADLKGVTSGFKLVPQAYKTHTCLSSTYQDVDFPGLDYLQLTVNTSDDCQKQCTRDPDCNFFSFTTETFPDAETRKKCVLKFRWTVPLPSVLIKTPGLVSGFSDAVVKEECKEEIFANTHYRGNDFENVPAASPQHCQFLCSTHPRCTHFTYTTSKYSTEPEVNMHCFLKHTQDVSQLVPVREEELFSGFPVRNCKPSNVWATTRYEDLHFFGHDYRDFKTDTSELCREMCTKDQGCHFYSYVLPSYRDMGIRKKCILKFRWTVPLPSVLIKTPGLVSGFSDALQKTNGFKEKCKEEILANTHYRGNDFENVPAASPQHCQFLCSTHPRCTHFTYTTSSYSSDPKINMHCFLKHSQDVSQLVPVREEELFSGFPTRNCKPSNVWATTRYEGLHFLGHDYRDFKTDTSEICREMCTKDPDCQFYTYVLPSYRDESIRKKCFLKFRWTVPLPSVLIKTPGLVSGFSDAVVKEECKEEIFANTHYRGNDFENVPAASPQHCQFLCSTHPRCTHFTYTTSKYSTEPEVNMHCFLKHTQDVSQLVPVREEELFSGFPVRNCKPSNVWATTRYEDLHFFGHDYRDFKTDTSELCREMCTKDQGCHFYSYVLPSYRDMGIRKKCILKFRWTVPLPSVLIKTPGLVSGFSDALQKTNGFKEKCKEEILANTHYRGNDFENVPAASPQHCQFLCSTHPRCTHFTYTTSSYSSDPKVNMHCFLKHTQNVSQLVPVREEELFSGFPTRNCKPSNVWATTRYEGLHFLGHDYRDFKTDTSEICREMCTKDPDCQFYTYVLPSYRDESIRKKCFLKFRWTVPLPSVLIKTPGLVSGFSDALQKTKEECKEEIFANTHYRGNDFENVPAASPQHCQFLCSTHPRCTHFTYTTSKYSTEPEINMHCFLKHTEDVSQLVPVREEELSSGFPTRNCKPSNVWATAHYLGLHFLGHDYRDFKTDTSEICREMCTKDPDCQFYTYVLPSYRDESIRHGCYLKHVMTLPRPEKVVYRRGVVSGFSLRNCKTSDSASTAHLALLV, from the exons ATGAATGTATTTCAGGGGAGAATGAGACTATACTTGTTGTTTGTGCTGGGTTCGGTTTTCTCAGATTGCTTTAGTGAAG TCCAAGAGCTGAAGGTGGATTTGGACTTTACTGGAGATGATGTTCTGCAGATTTACTCCCCCGACGCCCAGCACTGTCAGCTCGCCTGCACACAACACCATTCCTGTTTATTCTTCACATTTCTCCGAGCGGATTGGAGCAAAGACGACAG GACATTCCTCTGCTACCTGAAACGCACAGCCACTGGGATCCCGTCTCATGTTGCAGACCTGAAGGGTGTGACCTCAGGCTTCAAACTCGTGCCTCAGGCCTACAAAACAC ATACCTGTCTGTCATCTACATATCAGGATGTAGATTTCCCAGGATTAGATTATCTCCAGTTGACCGTAAATACCTCTGATGACTGCCAGAAGCAATGTACCCGTGATCCagactgtaattttttttcattcacaacAGAGACCTTCCCAGATGCAGAAACGAG GAAAAAATGCGTTCTAAAATTCCGCTGGACTGTTCCACTACCATCGGTACTCATAAAAACACCCGGTCTCGTGTCAGGTTTTTCAGATGCGGTGGTTAAAGAAG AATGTAAGGAGGAGATCTTTGCCAACACACACTACCGAGGAAATGACTTTGAGAACGTCCCTGCTGCCTCACCTCAACACTGCCAGTTCCTGTGTAGCACACATCCCCGCTGCACCCATTTCACATATACGACTTCTAAATATTCTACTGAGCCCGA GGTCAATATGCATTGCTTCCTGAAGCATACACAAGATGTAAGCCAGCTAGTGCCAGTTAGAGAAGAAGAACTTTTTTCTGGATTCCCCGTACGAAATTGCAAGCCCTCAAAtg TTTGGGCTACAACACGCTATGAAGACCTTCATTTCTTTGGCCATGATTACCGTGATTTTAAAACGGACACGTCTGAGCTCTGTCGAGAAATGTGCACAAAAGACCAAGGTTGCCATTTTTACAGTTATGTCCTACCCTCTTACCGTGATATGGGCATCAG GAAAAAATGCATTCTAAAATTCCGCTGGACTGTTCCACTACCATCGGTACTCATAAAAACACCCGGTCTCGTGTCAGGTTTTTCGGATGCGTTGCAAAAGACTAATGGATTTAAAGAAA AATGTAAGGAGGAGATCTTAGCCAACACACACTACCGAGGAAATGACTTTGAGAACGTCCCTGCTGCCTCACCTCAACACTGCCAGTTCCTGTGTAGCACACATCCCCGCTGCACCCATTTCACATATACGACTTCCAGTTATTCCAGTGATCCCAA GATCAATATGCATTGCTTCCTGAAGCATTCACAAGATGTAAGCCAGCTCGTGCCAGTTAGAGAAGAAGAACTTTTTTCTGGATTTCCAACACGAAATTGCAAGCCCTCAAATG tttGGGCTACAACACGCTATGAAGGCCTTCATTTCTTGGGCCATGATTACCGCGATTTTAAAACAGACACGTCTGAGATCTGTCGGGAAATGTGCACAAAAGACCCAGATTGCCAGTTTTACACTTATGTCCTACCATCTTACCGTGATGAGAGTATCag GAAAAAATGCTTTCTAAAATTCCGCTGGACTGTTCCACTACCATCGGTACTCATAAAAACACCCGGTCTCGTGTCAGGTTTTTCAGATGCGGTGGTTAAAGAAG AATGTAAGGAGGAGATCTTTGCCAACACACACTACCGAGGAAATGACTTTGAGAACGTCCCTGCTGCCTCACCTCAACACTGCCAGTTCCTGTGTAGCACACATCCCCGCTGCACCCATTTCACATATACGACTTCTAAATATTCTACTGAGCCCGA GGTCAATATGCATTGCTTCCTGAAGCATACACAAGATGTAAGCCAGCTAGTGCCAGTTAGAGAAGAAGAACTTTTTTCTGGATTCCCCGTACGAAATTGCAAGCCCTCAAAtg TTTGGGCTACAACACGCTATGAAGACCTTCATTTCTTTGGCCATGATTACCGTGATTTTAAAACGGACACGTCTGAGCTCTGTCGAGAAATGTGCACAAAAGACCAAGGTTGCCATTTTTACAGTTATGTCCTACCCTCTTACCGTGATATGGGCATCAG GAAAAAATGCATTCTAAAATTCCGCTGGACTGTTCCACTACCATCGGTACTCATAAAAACACCCGGTCTCGTGTCAGGTTTTTCAGATGCGTTGCAAAAGACTAATGGATTTAAAGAAA AATGTAAGGAGGAGATCTTAGCCAACACACACTACCGAGGAAATGACTTTGAGAACGTCCCTGCTGCCTCACCTCAACACTGCCAGTTCCTGTGTAGCACACATCCCCGCTGCACCCATTTCACATATACGACTTCCAGTTATTCCAGTGATCCCAA GGTCAATATGCATTGCTTCCTGAAGCATACACAAAATGTAAGCCAGCTCGTGCCAGTTAGAGAAGAAGAACTTTTTTCTGGATTTCCAACACGAAATTGCAAGCCCTCAAATG tttGGGCTACAACACGCTATGAAGGCCTTCATTTCTTGGGCCATGATTACCGCGATTTTAAAACAGACACGTCTGAGATCTGTCGGGAAATGTGCACAAAAGACCCAGATTGCCAGTTTTACACTTATGTCCTACCATCTTACCGTGATGAGAGTATCag GAAAAAATGCTTTCTAAAATTCCGCTGGACTGTTCCACTACCATCGGTACTCATAAAAACACCCGGTCTCGTGTCAGGTTTTTCAGATGCGTTGCAAAAGACTAAAGAAG AATGTAAGGAGGAGATCTTTGCCAACACACACTACCGAGGAAATGACTTTGAGAACGTTCCTGCTGCCTCACCTCAACACTGCCAGTTCCTGTGTAGCACACATCCCCGCTGCACCCATTTCACATATACGACTTCCAAATATTCTACTGAGCCCGA GATCAATATGCATTGCTTCCTGAAACATACAGAAGATGTAAGCCAGCTCGTGCCAGTTAGAGAAGAAGAACTTTCTTCTGGATTTCCAACACGAAATTGCAAGCCCTCAAATG tTTGGGCAACAGCACACTACCTGGGCCTCCACTTCTTGGGCCATGATTACCGCGATTTTAAAACAGACACGTCTGAGATCTGTCGGGAAATGTGCACAAAAGACCCAGATTGCCAGTTTTACACTTATGTCCTACCATCTTACCGTGATGAGAGTATCag GCATGGATGTTACTTGAAGCATGTCATGACTCTACCCAGACCTGAAAAGGTGGTGTACAGGCGTGGTGTGGTGTCTGGCTTCTCTCTGAGGAACTGTAAAACTAGTGACTCAGCGTCTACAGCCCACCTTGCTTTGTTGGTTTAA
- the LOC128600454 gene encoding uncharacterized protein LOC128600454 isoform X3 — translation MNVFQGRMRLYLLFVLGSVFSDCFSEVQELKVDLDFTGDDVLQIYSPDAQHCQLACTQHHSCLFFTFLRADWSKDDRTFLCYLKRTATGIPSHVADLKGVTSGFKLVPQAYKTHTCLSSTYQDVDFPGLDYLQLTVNTSDDCQKQCTRDPDCNFFSFTTETFPDAETRKKCVLKFRWTVPLPSVLIKTPGLVSGFSDAVVKEECKEEIFANTHYRGNDFENVPAASPQHCQFLCSTHPRCTHFTYTTSKYSTEPEVNMHCFLKHTQDVSQLVPVREEELFSGFPVRNCKPSNVWATTRYEDLHFFGHDYRDFKTDTSELCREMCTKDQGCHFYSYVLPSYRDMGIRKKCILKFRWTVPLPSVLIKTPGLVSGFSDALQKTNGFKEKCKEEILANTHYRGNDFENVPAASPQHCQFLCSTHPRCTHFTYTTSSYSSDPKINMHCFLKHSQDVSQLVPVREEELFSGFPTRNCKPSNVWATTRYEGLHFLGHDYRDFKTDTSEICREMCTKDPDCQFYTYVLPSYRDESIRKKCFLKFRWTVPLPSVLIKTPGLVSGFSDAVVKEECKEEIFANTHYRGNDFENVPAASPQHCQFLCSTHPRCTHFTYTTSKYSTEPEVNMHCFLKHTQDVSQLVPVREEELFSGFPVRNCKPSNVWATTRYEDLHFFGHDYRDFKTDTSELCREMCTKDQGCHFYSYVLPSYRDMGIRKKCILKFRWTVPLPSVLIKTPGLVSGFSDALQKTNGFKEKCKEEIFANTHYRGNDFENVPAASPQHCQFLCSTHPRCTHFTYTTSKYSTEPEINMHCFLKHTEDVSQLVPVREEELSSGFPTRNCKPSNVWATAHYLGLHFLGHDYRDFKTDTSEICREMCTKDPDCQFYTYVLPSYRDESIRHGCYLKHVMTLPRPEKVVYRRGVVSGFSLRNCKTSDSASTAHLALLV, via the exons ATGAATGTATTTCAGGGGAGAATGAGACTATACTTGTTGTTTGTGCTGGGTTCGGTTTTCTCAGATTGCTTTAGTGAAG TCCAAGAGCTGAAGGTGGATTTGGACTTTACTGGAGATGATGTTCTGCAGATTTACTCCCCCGACGCCCAGCACTGTCAGCTCGCCTGCACACAACACCATTCCTGTTTATTCTTCACATTTCTCCGAGCGGATTGGAGCAAAGACGACAG GACATTCCTCTGCTACCTGAAACGCACAGCCACTGGGATCCCGTCTCATGTTGCAGACCTGAAGGGTGTGACCTCAGGCTTCAAACTCGTGCCTCAGGCCTACAAAACAC ATACCTGTCTGTCATCTACATATCAGGATGTAGATTTCCCAGGATTAGATTATCTCCAGTTGACCGTAAATACCTCTGATGACTGCCAGAAGCAATGTACCCGTGATCCagactgtaattttttttcattcacaacAGAGACCTTCCCAGATGCAGAAACGAG GAAAAAATGCGTTCTAAAATTCCGCTGGACTGTTCCACTACCATCGGTACTCATAAAAACACCCGGTCTCGTGTCAGGTTTTTCAGATGCGGTGGTTAAAGAAG AATGTAAGGAGGAGATCTTTGCCAACACACACTACCGAGGAAATGACTTTGAGAACGTCCCTGCTGCCTCACCTCAACACTGCCAGTTCCTGTGTAGCACACATCCCCGCTGCACCCATTTCACATATACGACTTCTAAATATTCTACTGAGCCCGA GGTCAATATGCATTGCTTCCTGAAGCATACACAAGATGTAAGCCAGCTAGTGCCAGTTAGAGAAGAAGAACTTTTTTCTGGATTCCCCGTACGAAATTGCAAGCCCTCAAAtg TTTGGGCTACAACACGCTATGAAGACCTTCATTTCTTTGGCCATGATTACCGTGATTTTAAAACGGACACGTCTGAGCTCTGTCGAGAAATGTGCACAAAAGACCAAGGTTGCCATTTTTACAGTTATGTCCTACCCTCTTACCGTGATATGGGCATCAG GAAAAAATGCATTCTAAAATTCCGCTGGACTGTTCCACTACCATCGGTACTCATAAAAACACCCGGTCTCGTGTCAGGTTTTTCGGATGCGTTGCAAAAGACTAATGGATTTAAAGAAA AATGTAAGGAGGAGATCTTAGCCAACACACACTACCGAGGAAATGACTTTGAGAACGTCCCTGCTGCCTCACCTCAACACTGCCAGTTCCTGTGTAGCACACATCCCCGCTGCACCCATTTCACATATACGACTTCCAGTTATTCCAGTGATCCCAA GATCAATATGCATTGCTTCCTGAAGCATTCACAAGATGTAAGCCAGCTCGTGCCAGTTAGAGAAGAAGAACTTTTTTCTGGATTTCCAACACGAAATTGCAAGCCCTCAAATG tttGGGCTACAACACGCTATGAAGGCCTTCATTTCTTGGGCCATGATTACCGCGATTTTAAAACAGACACGTCTGAGATCTGTCGGGAAATGTGCACAAAAGACCCAGATTGCCAGTTTTACACTTATGTCCTACCATCTTACCGTGATGAGAGTATCag GAAAAAATGCTTTCTAAAATTCCGCTGGACTGTTCCACTACCATCGGTACTCATAAAAACACCCGGTCTCGTGTCAGGTTTTTCAGATGCGGTGGTTAAAGAAG AATGTAAGGAGGAGATCTTTGCCAACACACACTACCGAGGAAATGACTTTGAGAACGTCCCTGCTGCCTCACCTCAACACTGCCAGTTCCTGTGTAGCACACATCCCCGCTGCACCCATTTCACATATACGACTTCTAAATATTCTACTGAGCCCGA GGTCAATATGCATTGCTTCCTGAAGCATACACAAGATGTAAGCCAGCTAGTGCCAGTTAGAGAAGAAGAACTTTTTTCTGGATTCCCCGTACGAAATTGCAAGCCCTCAAAtg TTTGGGCTACAACACGCTATGAAGACCTTCATTTCTTTGGCCATGATTACCGTGATTTTAAAACGGACACGTCTGAGCTCTGTCGAGAAATGTGCACAAAAGACCAAGGTTGCCATTTTTACAGTTATGTCCTACCCTCTTACCGTGATATGGGCATCAG GAAAAAATGCATTCTAAAATTCCGCTGGACTGTTCCACTACCATCGGTACTCATAAAAACACCCGGTCTCGTGTCAGGTTTTTCAGATGCGTTGCAAAAGACTAATGGATTTAAAGAAA AATGTAAGGAGGAGATCTTTGCCAACACACACTACCGAGGAAATGACTTTGAGAACGTTCCTGCTGCCTCACCTCAACACTGCCAGTTCCTGTGTAGCACACATCCCCGCTGCACCCATTTCACATATACGACTTCCAAATATTCTACTGAGCCCGA GATCAATATGCATTGCTTCCTGAAACATACAGAAGATGTAAGCCAGCTCGTGCCAGTTAGAGAAGAAGAACTTTCTTCTGGATTTCCAACACGAAATTGCAAGCCCTCAAATG tTTGGGCAACAGCACACTACCTGGGCCTCCACTTCTTGGGCCATGATTACCGCGATTTTAAAACAGACACGTCTGAGATCTGTCGGGAAATGTGCACAAAAGACCCAGATTGCCAGTTTTACACTTATGTCCTACCATCTTACCGTGATGAGAGTATCag GCATGGATGTTACTTGAAGCATGTCATGACTCTACCCAGACCTGAAAAGGTGGTGTACAGGCGTGGTGTGGTGTCTGGCTTCTCTCTGAGGAACTGTAAAACTAGTGACTCAGCGTCTACAGCCCACCTTGCTTTGTTGGTTTAA
- the LOC128600665 gene encoding plasma kallikrein, which translates to MGVYLLIVLLSVFPESFSKVQELKVDLDFPGHDVLQIYSPDAQHCQLACTQHHSCLFFTFLRADWSKDDRKFYCYLKHTASGMPSLVVDMRGVTSGFSLGSEYKKNACLSSIYQDVDFPGSDYLNLPLNTSDDCQKKCTSDPDCKFFSFATENFPDANTRKKCFLKYSWTVPIPPEIRNTPGVTSGFSDSLYKAKGTEKECNEEILIDRDYPGNDFENVLAASPQHCQFLCSTHPRCNHFSYSSSKYSISNTWYNMRCFLKYKQDVSQLVPAKVKESYSGFPTKNCKLSNVWATTRYENIDFFGYDNRHFITDTSEACREMCTADPYCQFYTYALTSFHDRDYRHRCYVKQVMILPRPEKVVYMRGVRSGFSLRNCNAGEDEYTANLGTANCGKSDDNKARIFGGSDASAGNWPWQVSLQRRKKHICGGSIIANRWILTAAHCLAQPYAQFSVRVGLTKLSEAGTEYEWENIIIHPNYSTSSFQNDIALIKLKKTVTFNNIVRPVCLMEAGKEARFLEEKCTVTGWGRLNSGSFPDILQEAQVPLMSSEVCAKVLSKEDLEPYKVLSSNLCAGYPEGKIDTCDGDSGGPLVCKDGSTWYLTGLTSWGLDCAQPNIPGVYTRVSYYIPWIRSVIANA; encoded by the exons ATGGGAGTGTATTTGTTGATAGTGCTGTTGTCTGTTTTCCCAGAGTCCTTCAGTAAAG TCCAAGAGCTGAAGGTGGATTTGGACTTTCCTGGACATGATGTTCTGCAGATTTACTCCCCCGACGCCCAGCACTGTCAGCTCGCCTGCACACAACACCATTCCTGTTTATTCTTCACATTTCTCCGGGCGGATTGGAGCAAAGACGACAG GAAATTTTACTGCTACCTGAAGCACACAGCCTCCGGAATGCCGTCTCTGGTTGTAGACATGAGGGGTGTGACGTCCGGCTTCTCACTCGGCTCAGAGTACAAAAAAA ATGCCTGTCTGTCATCTATATATCAGGACGTAGATTTCCCAGGATCAGACTATCTCAATTTGCCCTTAAATACTTCTGATGACTGTCAGAAAAAATGCACCAGTGATCCAGACTGCAAGTTTTTCTCTTTCGCAACAGAGAACTTTCCAGACGCAAACACCAG GAAAAAATGCTTTCTAAAGTACAGCTGGACAGTTCCAATACCTCCAGAAATCCGTAACACACCTGGTGTTACATCAGGTTTTTCAGATTCGTTGTATAAGGCTAAGGGAACTGAAAAAG AATGTAATGAGGAGATCCTCATCGACAGAGATTACCCGGGAAATGACTTTGAGAATGTCCTTGCTGCTTCACCTCAGCACTGTCAGTTCCTGTGTAGCACACATCCCCGCTGCAACcatttttcatattcatcttcaaAATATTCTATAAGTAATACCTG GTACAATATGCGTTGCTTCCTGAAGTATAAGCAAGATGTAAGCCAGCTGGTGCCTgctaaagtaaaagaaagttattCTGGATTTCCAACAAAAAACTGCAAACTGTCAAACG TTTGGGCAACAACACGCTATGAAAATATCGACTTCTTTGGCTATGATAACCGTCATTTTATAACGGACACATCCGAAGCCTGTAGAGAAATGTGCACAGCAGACCCATACTGCCAATTTTACACTTATGCCCTAACATCTTTCCATGACAGAGACTACAG GCATAGATGCTACGTGAAGCAGGTCATGATTTTGCCCAGACCTGAAAAGGTTGTGTATATGCGCGGTGTGCGATCTGGCTTCTCGCTGAGGAACTGTAATGCTGGTGAAGATGAATATACTGCCAACCTCG ggACTGCAAACTGTGGAAAGTCTGATGATAATAAGGCTAGGATTTTCGGAGGATCTGATGCCTCAGCAGGTAACTGGCCCTGGCAGGTTAGCCTgcaaaggagaaaaaaacacatctgtgGTGGTTCCATCATTGCCAACAGATGGATCCTGACTGCAGCACACTGTCTAGCTCA gcCATACGCACAGTTTTCTGTTCGGGTTGGACTAACTAAGCTATCAGAAGCTGGTACGGAGTATGAGTGGGAAAACATCATTATACATCCTAACTACAGTACAAGCAGTTTTCAAAATGATATCGCCCTGATAAAACTCAAGAAAACCGTCACATTCAATA ATATTGTACGTCCAGTCTGTCTGATGGAGGCAGGAAAGGAAgccagatttcttgaggaaaAATGCACTGTGACTGGATGGGGAAGGCTTAATTCAG GTTCATTCCCAGATATACTGCAGGAAGCCCAGGTTCCTCTCATGAGTTCGGAGGTGTGTGCAAAAGTGCTGTCAAAAGAAGATTTGGAGCCTTATAAAGTTCTTTCCTCTAATTTGTGTGCTGGATATCCTGAGGGTAAAATAGACACCTGTGAT GGGGATTCTGGAGGTCCGCTGGTGTGTAAAGATGGGAGCACCTGGTATCTAACAGGACTAACCAGCTGGGGATTGGACTGTGCACAGCCAAATATCCCTGGAGTGTACACTCGTGTTTCCTACTATATACCCTGGATTAGGAGTGTGATAGCAAATG CTTAA